Proteins from a genomic interval of Candidatus Bipolaricaulota bacterium:
- a CDS encoding TlyA family RNA methyltransferase produces MSKERLDKLVTARRLIRSRSKAQRMIMAGRVKVDGQVVYRPGHMVDPEAEIELVAPAPYVSRGGEKLAGALVDFRIEPKGMVCLDVGSSTGGFTDCLLKHGASRVHAVDVGKGQLDWRLRNDPRVVVHEGINARYLTLDDIGERVELATIDVSFISLRLVIPPLAEIVDPEGEIIALVKPQFEAGRENVTRGGVVRDPAVHIGVLKGLLDFITTETPWGVVGVTHSPLRGPAGNIEYFLHLRREEGRAVDLAKVVARAHSALSND; encoded by the coding sequence GTGAGCAAGGAACGCCTGGACAAGCTCGTCACCGCCCGTCGTCTGATCCGCAGTCGCTCCAAGGCACAGCGGATGATCATGGCCGGGCGGGTCAAGGTCGACGGTCAAGTGGTCTACCGCCCCGGGCACATGGTCGATCCCGAGGCGGAGATCGAGCTCGTTGCCCCGGCTCCGTATGTGAGCCGCGGGGGAGAGAAGCTCGCCGGAGCACTCGTCGACTTCCGCATCGAGCCCAAAGGGATGGTCTGCCTCGACGTGGGAAGCTCCACCGGTGGGTTCACCGATTGCCTGCTCAAGCACGGAGCGAGCCGGGTACACGCCGTCGACGTGGGGAAGGGGCAGCTCGACTGGAGACTGCGCAACGACCCGCGCGTGGTGGTACACGAAGGGATTAACGCCCGCTACCTGACGCTGGACGACATCGGTGAGCGGGTGGAGCTGGCCACGATCGACGTCTCGTTCATCTCACTGCGGCTCGTCATCCCGCCCCTCGCCGAGATCGTCGACCCGGAGGGGGAGATCATCGCCCTGGTGAAGCCCCAGTTCGAGGCCGGACGGGAGAACGTGACCCGGGGCGGAGTGGTGCGCGACCCCGCCGTTCACATCGGGGTTCTGAAAGGGCTTTTGGACTTCATAACGACGGAGACCCCGTGGGGCGTAGTCGGGGTCACCCATTCCCCCCTGCGCGGCCCGGCGGGAAACATCGAGTACTTCCTCCATCTGCGGCGCGAGGAGGGACGCGCGGTCGACCTCGCCAAAGTGGTCGCCCGCGCCCACTCCGCGTTATCCAACGACTAG